The Mucilaginibacter yixingensis genome window below encodes:
- a CDS encoding helix-turn-helix domain-containing protein, whose amino-acid sequence MNNIRNQEYLIAFGSNLRSIRKAKGLSMEKLAQRAGIEYSQVSDIEHGKINTTISTVALIASTLEIPAKDLFDF is encoded by the coding sequence GTGAATAATATTAGAAATCAAGAGTATTTAATTGCTTTTGGTAGTAACCTTAGGAGTATCAGAAAAGCAAAAGGGCTTTCTATGGAAAAGCTTGCCCAAAGAGCTGGAATTGAGTATTCCCAGGTTTCTGATATTGAACATGGAAAAATAAATACGACAATTTCAACGGTTGCTCTTATTGCATCTACATTAGAAATACCGGCCAAAGATTTATTTGATTTTTAA